In the Balaenoptera ricei isolate mBalRic1 chromosome 1, mBalRic1.hap2, whole genome shotgun sequence genome, CGTCCATCATGGGCCACAGTGGGGAGGCAGCGGCTGGCTGTCCTACAGGTCACTAGCTGTGATCCCGGGGAAGGTCCCCTCACGTCTCCTGGACTCATGGGTAAAAGGGGTTAACATACCAGGGGCAAACCTGGGAGATTCTAGATGGAGGGgacaagggaggggggaggggggagagctgACATGCCCAGGATGACCTCAGGGCAGAGATGGAGCAGGTCCGGAGCAGACCCAGACCCCTACCCTCCGATGGCAGCCCTGCCCATCACTGGGAGCAGTGGGGGTCCAGGGCGCCGTCCTTGAAGTACCCATGGCAGTAGGTGCAGAGGCAGGCAAGCAGGCACCTGTACTCCACAAAGTCCACCTCGCAATCCTTGATGGCGTCCAGGACACCCATGAACTTATTGTGGTCACGCTCCCGAAGCTCTGTCTGTGCA is a window encoding:
- the S100A3 gene encoding LOW QUALITY PROTEIN: protein S100-A3 (The sequence of the model RefSeq protein was modified relative to this genomic sequence to represent the inferred CDS: inserted 1 base in 1 codon) yields the protein MAPLEQAVVAIVCTFREFPGPCGDKXKLCQAELKELLEKELPTWTPTELRERDHNKFMGVLDAIKDCEVDFVEYRCLLACLCTYCHGYFKDGALDPHCSQ